Genomic window (Dictyoglomus thermophilum H-6-12):
AACTTGGAAAGCTTATTTTTGGGCATTGAAATTATATTGGAAAGGGGAATACCTTTTAGCTTTAAGTAAATTAGAAAAAGCCCTTAATAAGTGTAATAATAGTAAAACATTATATTATCTTGTTCTTACGCAAAAACTTGCATTCTTATTAAGAGTAAATAGTAAAGAAGGGGTAGAGCTCTTTCACAAATTAAAACGAGAATTCCCTTATATTCCATCTTACGTAAGGAATATTACATCTTCAACTCTTATTAATTACTACAATTCGTTTCTTTCTTCTAATTCTTCAAAGTTTCGTATTTGGACATAAAATGCAAAATCTTGATTTTTGATCAATTTTACTAACTGAGAAAGTATGCTGACTACACCACTCTAACTCTAAAAAACCTTCACATTAATAAATCAATAAAATTTTTCAAGGATATATACGCTTTTAAAGGTCTTCAAAGAATAAATACCTAAAATAACTATAAGAATCATAAGATATATAAATGACCAAAATATACTAATTATGGAATTAAAACCTAAAGTAGATCTTACCAAATTTAAACAATGAGTTATAGGATTTATAAGTAATACCGAAGTATATATAGGATGTAAATTATCTGTGGAGTAATATACGGGTGCAAAGAGTAGAAAGAACCACGAAAGCAAAGGAATTATACCTTTAAAAGAATATCCATTTTCTGCAAGAGCTATTGGAGAGGGTAAGATAAGATGGAAAGAGATTTTTGAGCTTTGTGAAACTATAGGTGGAACAGAATGGTATATAATAGAGTATGAAAATCTTAGATTTCCGGCTTTAGAGATGGTAAAATTGTGTTTGGAAAATCTTAGAAAATTAAAGCGAGAGTCACTATAATTGTAGAAGGTTTTTGTATTATGGATAAAACAATTAATTATTTAAATGAAGTCGAAAAAGCCATACTTAAAGAGCTGAAAGTGAAGCTTTTAGAACTTTTGGGTTCTAATTTTATATCTATGGTTCTTTTTGGATCAAAAGCGCGCGGTGATTATGATGAGGATTCTGATATAGATGTGGTAATAATTGTGAATTATTTAGATAAAGACATAAAGGATAAAATTCTTTTAAAGGTTACGGAGTTAGAGACTAAATATGGCATAGTTTTGTCGACCTTAATACTTTCTAAGGAGGATTTTGAGTATCTGAAACAAAGGGAAAGAAGGATTGCTCTTGATATTGAAAGAGAAGGAATTGAAATATGAAAGAGGAGAATATAAGGATAAGTGTGAAAGAAGAGATAGAGAGAGCTAAAGAGGCTTATAAATCCGCAAATATTTTGTTTGAAAATGATCTTATAAAGGATGCCATATCACGTTTGTATTATTATGCTTTACATATGGTAAGAGCCCTTCTTTTTACAAGGGGATTTGAACCTAAAAGTCACGAGGGGGCTTTAAGACTTTTGAGTTTGTATTTTGTTAAAGAAGGAATATTTGAGCCAGAGATTGCTCATATCTTCTCAAGACTTATGAAGTATAGAGAAGAGGCAGATTATAATCCTTTCTATGTATTTTCTAAAGAAGATTTTTTAAACTATAGGAAAGAAGCTGAAATTTTAGCAAGTGAGATTGAAAAATATCTCGCAAAAGTTGGTTTGTTATAGTTTAACTTTGTGAATATTGAGCTTTTTAAAAAAGCTAGCATTTACTTAGTAAAGATTAATATTTCCAATATGCCTTGCTTTACGTTCTAAAAATTTAATTATAAATTGGCCTAAAAG
Coding sequences:
- a CDS encoding HEPN domain-containing protein translates to MKEENIRISVKEEIERAKEAYKSANILFENDLIKDAISRLYYYALHMVRALLFTRGFEPKSHEGALRLLSLYFVKEGIFEPEIAHIFSRLMKYREEADYNPFYVFSKEDFLNYRKEAEILASEIEKYLAKVGLL
- a CDS encoding nucleotidyltransferase domain-containing protein yields the protein MDKTINYLNEVEKAILKELKVKLLELLGSNFISMVLFGSKARGDYDEDSDIDVVIIVNYLDKDIKDKILLKVTELETKYGIVLSTLILSKEDFEYLKQRERRIALDIEREGIEI